In Dermacentor silvarum isolate Dsil-2018 chromosome 10, BIME_Dsil_1.4, whole genome shotgun sequence, the genomic stretch GGCAGTTCTGACATCTCTGCCCAGCGGGGTCCACTAACAAGGTATCGAATGAGAAGCTGTCTGCAGAAACATAGCTCACGGCTACGATTGTGTTGTTGCCAAGATCACCATCAAGAAAGAACATTTCTTGCAGATTTCCGGTGAAGTTCTTAGTTTTGAACATGACCTGCAATACGAAGAGACTTCACGGTGATTTACAAGACAGTAGAATACAAAAACATCTTTAAAAATCTAATCGTACTACTCATACACTCTTAACGGGAGATGTGGGTCCTAAATAAAAATATTATTATTCGATTTATGGTGTCTTTATAAGAACAGCttgttcccttttcttttttttttctgcagttgcGTGTTTTCACTGTACGGTGCAATTTAGTTGCCAGAAGAAAGAATGATTGATTGATGGTTACTTATTTGGTTAATTGAATGAATAAACCAATTAATGAACtgaatgactgactgactgacttgaGTTCGAATGCGCCCATGTAACATATTGTACGCATTTAGACGAGCGCACAACCCTTGATGCGCAGCTTGTAGACATTTCAGTGAAATGTAAGGTTATGTGCGGATTTCGAATATTGTGTTTGTTTACATCTTATCCTTTTATTTCATGCTAGTTTCCGTTAAATATTTTCCGCAAATGTCTGGGTAATATCTGTTCTTTAGATTTCCCTCAATAAGTCATCAATAAATTTTGTATTCAAGGAATGCCGTCAGAGCAACCTTATCCCACTACCTTCCCTAGAACACGAATTATATGTGTTGAAGTTGAGAATAGGAATTGTAGTGCTTAAATTTGAACTTTAGCAACTCTTCTATGGAACAGTAATAAAGTTCGTGCAACAGCATTCCTTAAATCAtacagaagccattgataccTTTGGGGCTTTGCAAAATTGCAGGAACTAAGATTTTGTGAATGTGTGCAAGAATTAATTACAGAAAGCTCAAAGAATTGGGAAGTAGAGAAGATAAATAAAAACGAACTGTATATTCGAAATCagcacataacattacatataCGTGAAAGATAGCAGCAGAACTTCTCGAATAGTTATTTTCCCCAAATTGCCACTTCTCCCGTTAGAGTAAGGTTAGACCCAGAGCTCCTACCTGAACACGTGGGTGCGGACAAACAGCTTTCCTCAGAAACCACTGCATCAATTTTGATTAACTTTGTTGCAGCAAAACAAGAAAATTTACAATTTAGCTTCCCTGAAAAGCAGACTTTTATTTGGCCGTAAATGTTTTTTCGGACACCACCAAAATTTGAGAAGCAAAAGTTTCACGTTAAAACTCTCCTACTCAGGGGTAAAAATCAATATAGAATTCAGTAAACAACATGCTATAATACCTGAAAAACAGACAGAATAAATGTTTTACAGGCCGATCTGAATTGTACTGTCAATTGGTGGGTAGAACATTTACAAAACGTTCATTGGCATTGTAACTATTTCATGTAAACTTCAAACAAACATACAATTGTGTACTGGCTATGAAACGATGCTGCTTACAGAACTGCAGATCTGTTTTTCGTGTAGAGTTAAAAAAATTAAGTTGAACATGCTCCTACTTTTGTGACACCGCCCCCTTTCTGGCAATATGAAAACATGTCGAGGCAAGAAATCAATTCGTGTATAATAACTATAATTTCAGTTTCACCCTTAAACATAATAAATATTATCAAAATGGTCAAACAGATGGCTCACAAAtccatttctgcgttttacatgtatttcgaCAAAGAAATAAAAGTTCGTTTTCAGCTAAACCTTCTTGCTGATTATCCGAAGCTCCGCAACGCGCTTCTTATTCGTGAAAATAAATAGGCTGGCATGTATGTGCAGAAACTTTGGCTGGGTGCACTAACACTCTTCCCTGTTATGTAGAAACCGCATACTCACGTAGATGGGTTTGAGAGCGTCGTCCAGGTTGAGGGAATCCGCAAACGCCATCTGCATGCGGATGCTAGAGTCAAATCCGGCGTCATTGAAGCACTCGGTGCTAGCAGACGGGAAGCTGTCCGACACGTTCTCGAGCTTTGTCTCCTCACGATGAGACATTTCATCGGCTTTAACTGCTGCAACTTGTGGGGTAAATTCACGGTGATTGGGCCTCGTGGTACCCTCGCCGTCGACCATTGTTTCACTGGCGTTACCTTTTGTAGTTTCATTGGGCCCGATGAGCTCCTGAAAGTGATAGATACCACCAGAAGGCCCTTGATTACTGAGATCTTACGTATGCTACATATTGCATGCGTAGGTTGGTGGTGAACAAGTTAATTGACACATCTGCTCTTCCGTTTAAATAGAAGTCGAAAAAAATTCTGCAGCAGAAGATAGCAACGAGACATCAGCTACAAATTGACGTCCCATCATCCAATACCTTTCACCAGCAATAAAGCAATTACTTGAACATAAAATACTAATATTGCAAACTTTATTCAGCTAAACGTTTTGTGATGACGAAAACCCGGTTTCACAAATTATTCATGTGCAAACGGTGAATAACTTCTACCCATACACTATTGATTGATAATTTCTTATACATACATTGAAGGGCATGAACAAGGGAGTTCtagagaacagaaaaaaaagtttgcatCAAACAAAAATGAAATGGAACAGTGGTTACAACTCGTACTGGGAAAAACATTATACAATGTTAtcaaagtactgaaagttgggcgagttggtacctattcatcttgaaactgcagcgcgcacacaagaacgaggacaataaggcgaaagtttgacagcgcctgtctgtcaccttcgccttattgtcctcgtttcttgtgtgcgcactGCAGTTTCAAATGTTATCAAAGAGCCTATTCAGGTTATCAGGAAAAAAGTTTCGTGTTTTGACATGCATGCGATGTGGTCCGGATGATTGTTCCAAGGTGCAATAGATCAAGGTAGTGGTGCTGAGGTAAATGTTTGAGTTTGACGAAGAATGTGAATGAAACTGAGCGTGTTGTGAAGGCATCATGGCGTTCACAATGGTCCATGTATCGACAGAGGTTGAGAtttattgatatatatatatatatatatatatatatatattattatacaGTGCCACTGGGATGAGAGTAGCCAAAAGGGTTGGGGAAATTATATATACAAGATATAGACAGAGAGGCGGCTGCAGGCAATATGGccgaacaacaacacgagcgctactctgctcgtcgtcttcaccgtctttctggcgcattcttccatgctcggcaggatGTGTGCTTCAGTGTGCGGGAATAGCGcggaacaatatatatatatatatatatatatatatatagttcgcgACAGCGTCCCCATGACACAGGGACCAGAGCGGCTGAGcaaggtgcgatgtcgatgtccgtggcagcaacaactttagtagaatggtggtcgtcaggctcaaagcacggcactgataacgtaagttcggcacgagcgcagtcaacaacagcttggttcagagataggaagttccatccaagaatgacgtcgtgcgaggaacgggatagaacgacaaattcgacaacatacaaaacgccttgaatgacgacccgagctgtgcatgatgctgaaggctgaatgcaatgcaatgttgccgtacgcagcgatagataagcaagtggggtggtcactttgttcaaatggcggcaaaacttttgactaataacagaaacggcggctccggtgtcaataagtgcgtgtacggtgacgccatcgacggacagttcaatttcgttcgcaggagaaaaatgaggccttgaaatgttcgacgtaaacgcagttcttgcctcgggaactgcgactgttagttttcctcgcgggcaggactgagtcgatgaaccatgggggaaagggatcgacgacgtggggagggcgaccggcgtgaatcaaaggggcggcgactagaagacgagtccggaggaagattagacacatcatgacgcggaagtcgagcaggcatgtagccggaggcgctcccactgtcagggaaacggtagttgcgacggcagcagaatcgtgctacgtggcccgggaaaccacaggaatagcatattggccggttatcaggtgtgcgccatgggttgacgacaggggctccagcggccgagtaaggaacgggaaccgggcgtgaaggtggtggcggcacatggaaagttccggtggtccggtaggcgtcaggagccggaggagcataaggccgggcgacaacgttagcgtacgtcagtggtccaacaacgggctgcgATGAGGGGCAGCTGGTcgcgcctcagcaacttgcgtttgaagcacctgacgaagcgaaggagccaaggaattcaccggctcaggagggctagtcgccagagacagttgccgcgcgacttcctggcggatgaactgctggatttgcggcattaaagcagaaatgtcggcagcgtcgcggctaaaatccaagggagcgagatccgcggtatcctgctgagcagcacaacgtgttgtggcacgctgcttgcgcagctcgtcgtactcctaacagagctgaattacctcggcaacggtctggggactcttggcgacgagcatctggaaggcgtggtcatcgacgcctttcatgacgtgcttgatcttgtcagcttcgtccatggatgagttgacgcgccggcagagcgagagcacgtcttcaatgtagctggtaaagctctcgtcggtacgttgaacgcgaccacgcaatcgctgctcagcacgaaggcggcgaacggcgggacggccgaaaacctcagtcaaagtgcttgcaaaagcggaccaggtggtaaaactggtttcatgatttctgaaccagaggtttgccacgcccgtcaaataaaagcctacattagtaagcttgtcgcggtcggccccacttattatatgcgcttacacgggcgtattcggcgagccagtcctcgacgtcgaggtcctctgctccgctaaagatagcaggatcgcgctgccggacgacgccagggcagacaatggtcgggggtacgggagcagcagcctgggacggtccgggatcattcatcgcaggagctcttggtagcgtccgactgcggagttccaggatgtggaagagaaacccagcgcctccaccagatgcaatggggatgttttcctaacaacactcgatctggcgttagaacggcagtctgaaacaagtcaaaagggagctatggcgaagcgggcgagcaagcgttgcttgtcttcttcttccttcaccagcaccatggcccagtcccttaagtacaatatatatatatatattgtgagcgctaactgtgcagttcatcatcgtcttcatgtgtatatacccatcctcatattcatcatcattttgtcgcgttggtgttcgtgggctgtctcgcgctgtgtgtcaaTATAAGTGCTCTGCCTTCGTCCCAGGCGTCgtgtcacaagtggtggagcgtgcgttgatatccccgtcctcttactctaccggtcacccctggagctccgctctggtcgacggttgtgctcgccaacaccagtcatggcacaaaccaccgcatccactgctactaccacctcagctccgcctgCTGGGcttatttggtccgtcaccgcaccgcaacgcaaCCCTCAGGCTTTTTCTGGCCTTcccggcgaagacgtggaagactggcttgaccagtacgacagggtgagcgcttgcaaccattgggacgagtcaaacaagctccgcaacgttgccttctacctcAGGCAGGTCGCGCAAACTtagtttttcaaccatgagcgcgacttccctgatgggccagcatttactgcgcagctgcgacagatatttggcacatctgctgggcgctccgaagtagcgaaaaaGAAgttcgctacccgcatccagggagccgaggagtcctacacctcttacattgaagacgttctggctgtCTGCCgccgcgctcagagtgacatgcccgaagtggaacgtatccgccatatcctgaagggcatcaaatCCGTTGCCTTTACCGCTCTTGTGGTCCAGAGCCCCACTTCGGTTACTGAGatcatcacgacatgccaacgccttgccacgatctgcgcctttcgtcttccacgcgcctcttgcgacgctcaccttaccgagaACGACcagttgcgagcgctcatccgcatcattgtgcgagaggagattCACGGCCATGGcccagccaacaccgccattgcctCTCTTTGCGGCCCTCcgcccaatttgcgcgagatcatcaaagaagaactggcatccatgccaagtgtcacacatgcccggtcccctgcgcctgtttgtgcacctacttacgccgagattgcttcgcggcctgcggtcccagttccatctgcacctgccaccgttgtctgcaaccacctggcctcgatggcagcgaaggcccccatgcaaccatacgactttacctggcgcccttcccgcccagtatgtttctactgtggcatacgtggtcacatctctcgtttctgccgccggcgccagcatgatgaacgatctggctattccgcctatgggagagactatgtgcccagatcggacgctTACGTTCCAataccctatatatcctcgtcacgtctcgccctcacctccgttgtcccaaaacatgtcctggtcttctcgctcaccccgtcgtcgttccccgtctccgttccgccgtacttcatcgcccctgcgttctgcctccacttctttcgacaaccatccggaaaactggacgctgcagtttttggaggagaaactgcttgtttgcgaccTGTCCCAATTCGTCCTGTTCGCCCtgctaatttactcgctgtttgtgtggaaggtgtttctgtcgacgctcttattgacactggcgccgtcatttctgttattcatcgcgcatTATGCtaccgtctacgaaaagtgcaaactccctatgttggtccggtcttatgtggcgccaatgacagtctgATTTGCCCTatcggacagtgtactgctcgtgtcctcatcgacggaattcgccatcatatacagtttgctttgcttccgtcgtgcgctcatccgatcatcttaggctgggatttcctgtcagctgcatctgctgtcatttcgtgcggaaacaacttatacatattacggacaccgagctccgtGACGCTGCCGcgtcctcgccgccccaccttgtcacagcggcagattttgttcttccacccggccaagcccgtattctcaccattagatctagtgacaatatcgacggcgacgcagtggtttccccttctcagcactgcatttttcggggaatcgccatcgcttcttgtctagtgcgtttctcacgcggctgcgccagtttgtccgcctacaacacgacgtcagagccacttctgctgccggaggggtctactgttgccatgcttatcgacgcagcaccagtatgtgtcgtcactgcttcgcctgtttcctccttcgccgagtgtacgcccatggactgttcacccagtgctctcagggccactgtgagttcaggtttgagcccaactcagactgaagccttgctgaccatcttcaggaaacaccaaccttgctttgacgtgtgttcggatggattgggtaaaacaaccgtggccgctcatcacatcgaaaccaacggatcccgcgtcattcgtcgccgcccttaccgtgtttcgtctgctgaacggaaagttatagaagaccaagtcaacgacatgctcgcacggaacgttataaggccttcagcaagcccttggtcgtctcctgttgtcctagttaaaggacggttcggtacgcctttgcgtcgattatagggcactaaacaaaattacccgtaaggacgtatatcctatgccccgtattgacgatgctttggataccttacaaggtgccgaatacttttcgagcctcgacttgcgttctggatattggcagatcccgatgcatgaacccgacaaagagaagacggcgtttgcagcACCTGACGGCCtcttcgaattcaacgtaatgccttttggtctgtgcaatgcgcctgccacatttgaacgaatgatcgacaccgtactacgcggcctcaaatagaaaacctgcctatgttacctggacgacattgtcatcttttcgtccagcttctcccagcacctagaacgtttagacgacgttctcacgtgtctacccaaagccggtctccaactcagtactaagaagtgtcgatttgagAGCCGCAGCattaaagtattaggtcacgtggtcagcaagcacggcattgagccagatcccgacaaggtcgctgctgtacagcatttcccaacgccaaccacacctaaagaccttcgcaactttctcggattagcgtcgtacttccgccgctttgtccgtggcttcgcgactatcgcagctcctcttcataaactcctgaccacgactataccctttacctggacggatgaatgtgaagccgcctttcagaccctcaagcgatgcctcacatcaggaccagtgcttcgtcactttgatcccacagcctctactatcctccacactgacgtaagtgggcatggaataggcgctgtcctgctgcagcgtaACCactcgtctgaagagcaagtcgtggggTTCCGGTGCCGAGATGCGGTCGAAACGCTCACATCTGCTCTTTCTTCAGTTGTTTCAGATCGTTGTAGCAGCGTCCGGCACTGGTTTTGTTTCAAGACAGCTGGGAGGATGTGGCGAGGTCTACAACGCATGCCCAAATGGAAACATAGTGACTGCGTGGCCTCGTCTTAATGAATTGACGGAGCGTCAACAGCAGCAACAGGTGGTTGCACACACGTGCACAACTACCGAAAACAGCGACTTGCCCGGAGGACAGTGCCCGGCTGTAATCACTGACTGGTGGTTATGGCCATATCTGGATGCAACTTCACTACCCAGCGTGATAGCAGTTGTCACTACGGGTCACCGAGGGCGCTCGCTGTCAGAGGAAAGACTATTTCAACGACTGCTCCAGACAAGGCCTTTGGGTTCCCGTGCCGAGATGCGGTCGAAACGCTCACATCTGCTCTTTCTTCAGGTTGGTCTCTTTTACCGTTATAAGCCAACTCGCACGCATGAATACTCGGCACCGGAGCCCACCTGGTCGTTACAGCGGTTTGTGCTTGTTCGTGCCGGTGTCTGTCTCTGTGCTGGTGCAATAGATATTTTCTTTAGAATAAGATTACTATTAGCTGGTGACGTCGAAGAGAACCCTGGTCCTCTGTCGGAAAAGCAAGAGCGTGAACTAATGGAAGCAATACGTTCGTTACCAAAGATATTGGCAGGTCAAGACAAGATAATTAAACAGTTAGAAACACTGCGAACTGAGCACAAACAAATCGAAGACAAAATTGGGAATCTAACGTCAAAAGTTGCCAAATTAGCTGAGGATTTATCCGTTTTGTCTGCGCTTGAGGACAGAGCAGAAGTGCAGGCGCAAAATAACCAGCTCTCAAAAGCTATGCGAAACGTATTGATTAATCAGGACGAGCTGGAAAATCGTTCACGTAGGAATAATTTACTGTTTTTCGGCATAGACGATGAGAACGAGAAGGAAACATGGGATGAATCAGAACGGAAGGTTATATCTGTCTGCTCGGACAAACTGGGTATTACTGTTCAACAATCAACGATTGAGAGAGCTCACAGGATGGGGAAGCATAATAACGATAAACCAAGGCCCATTATTGTGAAGTTTGGACTATTCAAGGACAAACAGCGTCTTCTTTCTGCGGCTTCGAAACTGAAGGGCAGCAGAATATCGCTAAGTGAAGACTACTCCCAGCAGGTTCGGCGATGTAGAAGCAAACTGATTGCTTATGCGCGGGACCAGAACTCTGGAGCTAGATATAAGCTAAAGTACAACAAGATGACTTATGAAGGCAAGACTTATATTTACGATGGTACAACAGATTCCGTACGAGAGTACATTCAGTAGCAAACAAAGCGTGAGCCGCCGCGGCTCAGAAGAGACACGGCGGATCGCCTATCCGTCATCGTTATCAATTGTAGGAGCCCTGAAGAATAAAACAGACGAATTCTCTAGCCTATTGCGCATCTCACAACCTGATATTGTCATCGGGACAGAATCGTGGCTCGACCCTGGCATATCGGATTGTGAAGTGTTTCCATCCGAATACATAACTTATCGAAAAGACCGTAATCACCAGGGAGGAGGTGTGTTCATTCTTGTACATGACAGAATCAGAAGTGCACCGTTATACTGCGATGATGTTTCTTCAGAATGTATTTGGTGCAGAATATTGGTCTCTGGTGGTAACAGCCTTGTGGTGGGATCTTTCTACAGGTCACCATCTTCAACAAGCATAGAACCATTTCGCGGCCTTGCACGATCACTGTCGATGTTATCATCGGAAATTATTCTACTTGGGGGCGATTTTAACATGCCTGAAGTTGTATGGCGTAACCGCTATCCTATAGCGACGAGCGGCTCGGCACTTCACGCGGCCTTCATTGAACTAGCACGGAACAATGAACTTGCTCAGTTTGTGAATTTCCCAACGCGTTACGGTTCAGCTAGGGACAGTACGTTGGACTTGTTGTTTAGCAACAACGATGATTTAGTTGAAGCAGTTACGGCAGCACCAGGAATAAGTGATCATGAGGTAGTAAATGCAACAATAGTGTGCAAAAAGTTACAGGTTAGCAAGAATTGCCCGAGAAAGGTTTTTGTGTATGAACAGGGGAATTATAATGCCATAGATGAAGAGTTAAACTTATTCCTGCCAGTATTGCTGGAATACTGCAGTCAGTGCAGCATAGAAAGTTTATGGGCTCTGTTCAGAGACAAACTCCTGTTTTTGGTCGCTAAATACATTCCCTCAAGAGTGGTATCATCTAGACGTAGAATGGATAAACCTTGGATTAACAAAGAACTGCGTCTGTCAATAAGAAAGAAGGCCGGAGTGTACAAGGCATTCAAGACAGCACCAAGTCAGAACTTATATGACAAGCTTAGAACTCTAACTAAAAACTTGAAACGAGAATTAA encodes the following:
- the LOC119431375 gene encoding uncharacterized protein LOC119431375; translation: MRSKRSHLLFLQVGLFYRYKPTRTHEYSAPEPTWSLQRFVLVRAGVCLCAGAIDIFFRIRLLLAGDVEENPGPLSEKQERELMEAIRSLPKILAGQDKIIKQLETLRTEHKQIEDKIGNLTSKVAKLAEDLSVLSALEDRAEVQAQNNQLSKAMRNVLINQDELENRSRRNNLLFFGIDDENEKETWDESERKVISVCSDKLGITVQQSTIERAHRMGKHNNDKPRPIIVKFGLFKDKQRLLSAASKLKGSRISLSEDYSQQVRRCRSKLIAYARDQNSGARYKLKYNKMTYEGKTYIYDGTTDSVREYIQ